In the Deltaproteobacteria bacterium genome, CGAGCGCCGTGTTGCCCAGAACGTTGGGCACCGTCGACGGCAAGCTCACGTCGAAGCCTCGAAGCAGAATGGGCTGGGAAATTTGGCATTCGGCTTCGTGAGATCGTTGGTCGCCACCACCGTGAGGAACGCAATCATGGTCGAACCGAAGGCGTGACAGCCCTCGTTGGGGTTGGGCTTCGAGTTCGGCTTGTCGGCCCGCTCGATGTATTGCTGCGTGAGCTCATCGAAGCCGAGCGTGTAACCGAGCGGTTGGCTGTCGCCGTCGAAGCCGACCAATTGCCAGCCGATACGATCGCGATTGCCGCCGTACACCGGGTCGCAGAGCAACCCTTCAACCGAATGGTTGGTGAGCAGGGTCACGAAGTCGGGGTTGATGAGCGTGAGGATCGTGTCTTGATCATCGGGCGCGAGCCGCGCGAACGGCTGGCTGAACTGCTCGTGACTCATCTGTTCGATCTCGGCGATGCCGTCGCGATACTTGCGCCGCAGGTCGACTTCGTCGAGCGTCGTCGCGAGCGGATTGTCCGCCACCTCCGGTACGCTGGCGGCGCCATCGAGGCGCACCTTCCACGCCAAGCGCTGCACGCGATTGAGTGGGATCGCGTTGTCGAAGCTCGGCGTGGGAAACACGTCGGTGGCCTGCCCGGCGGCGAAGTCGCCGAAGGGTTGCCGGCCGCTGAACGGACCGCCGCCGAAGATGGGGCGGGCCGCGAAGAACGCAACCTCGGCGCTGCGCAAATCGATCGCATCGACCACGCCGTCGCCGTTCACGTCGGCACCGCGACAGCCGGCGTCGTCGGCAGTGCCCTGGCGCAGGGCGATGG is a window encoding:
- a CDS encoding gluconate 2-dehydrogenase subunit 3 family protein, which encodes MSRESNVRFDLPLTRRQVLRLGAIGTVALALPTRRLLAQRGGAAAGAVAPFLTAAELTTVDAAVSRIIPTDTVPGAHEAGVADYIQGLLSALPFVDANCDDRRTAADFTAIALRQGTADDAGCRGADVNGDGVVDAIDLRSAEVAFFAARPIFGGGPFSGRQPFGDFAAGQATDVFPTPSFDNAIPLNRVQRLAWKVRLDGAASVPEVADNPLATTLDEVDLRRKYRDGIAEIEQMSHEQFSQPFARLAPDDQDTILTLINPDFVTLLTNHSVEGLLCDPVYGGNRDRIGWQLVGFDGDSQPLGYTLGFDELTQQYIERADKPNSKPNPNEGCHAFGSTMIAFLTVVATNDLTKPNAKFPSPFCFEAST